The following proteins come from a genomic window of Melospiza georgiana isolate bMelGeo1 chromosome 3, bMelGeo1.pri, whole genome shotgun sequence:
- the GINS1 gene encoding DNA replication complex GINS protein PSF1 isoform X1, translating to MAAERGMELVRELHRAAGGHLPPFRTEELRQALEEMRALYERNQADVSEAKAGRTDLIFLIRFRHCCLLRNQRCLLAYLYDRLLRIRALRWEYGSVLPNTIQFHMSAEEVEWFNRYKKSLATYMRSVGGEEGLDLTQDIKPPKSLYIEVRCLRDHGEFEIDDGTTILLKKNSQVPVAGVWSVLFLPFHSHDIPLALQHVPIPAHTAPCAVCMVQSAALPDLVP from the exons ATGGCGGCGGAGCGGGGCATGGAGCTGGTGCGGGAGCTGCACCGCGCCGCCGGCGGGCACCTCCCGCCCTTCCGG ACGGAGGAGCTGCGGCAGGCGCTGGAGGAGATGCGGGCGCTGTACGAGCGGAACCAGGCGGATGT GTCCGAAGCGAAGGCGGGACGGACGGACCTGATTTTCCTCATCCGGTTCCggcactgctgcctgctccGGAACCAGCGCTGCCTCCTGGCATACCT GTATGACCGGCTGCTACGGATCCGAGCACTGAGGTGGGAGTATGGCAGCGTTCTGCCCAACACCATCCAGTTCCACATGTCAGCTGAGGAA GTGGAGTGGTTCAATCGGTACAAAAAGTCTCTGGCTACCTACATGAGGTCAgtaggaggagaggaggggctGGACCTCACACAGGACATCAAACCTCCTAAAAGCCTGTACATTGAA GTGAGGTGTTTAAGAGACCATGGGGAGTTTGAGATTGATGATGGCACTACCATCCTGTTGAAGAAGAACAGCCAGGTACCTGTGGCAGGAGTGTGGTCTGttctcttccttccctttcaCTCCCATGACATCCCCCTGGCCTTGCAGCATGTCCCaatccctgcacacacagctccttgtGCTGTCTGCATGGTCCAGAGTGCAGCTCTGCCCGATCTGGTACCATGA
- the GINS1 gene encoding DNA replication complex GINS protein PSF1 isoform X2, with the protein MAAERGMELVRELHRAAGGHLPPFRTEELRQALEEMRALYERNQADVSEAKAGRTDLIFLIRFRHCCLLRNQRCLLAYLYDRLLRIRALRWEYGSVLPNTIQFHMSAEEVEWFNRYKKSLATYMRSVGGEEGLDLTQDIKPPKSLYIEVRCLRDHGEFEIDDGTTILLKKNSQHFLPRWKCEQLIRQGILEHVLS; encoded by the exons ATGGCGGCGGAGCGGGGCATGGAGCTGGTGCGGGAGCTGCACCGCGCCGCCGGCGGGCACCTCCCGCCCTTCCGG ACGGAGGAGCTGCGGCAGGCGCTGGAGGAGATGCGGGCGCTGTACGAGCGGAACCAGGCGGATGT GTCCGAAGCGAAGGCGGGACGGACGGACCTGATTTTCCTCATCCGGTTCCggcactgctgcctgctccGGAACCAGCGCTGCCTCCTGGCATACCT GTATGACCGGCTGCTACGGATCCGAGCACTGAGGTGGGAGTATGGCAGCGTTCTGCCCAACACCATCCAGTTCCACATGTCAGCTGAGGAA GTGGAGTGGTTCAATCGGTACAAAAAGTCTCTGGCTACCTACATGAGGTCAgtaggaggagaggaggggctGGACCTCACACAGGACATCAAACCTCCTAAAAGCCTGTACATTGAA GTGAGGTGTTTAAGAGACCATGGGGAGTTTGAGATTGATGATGGCACTACCATCCTGTTGAAGAAGAACAGCCAG cACTTTTTACCCCGCTGGAAATGTGAGCAGCTGATCAGACAAGGAATCCTGGAGCACGTTCTGTCCTGA
- the LOC131082062 gene encoding ninein-like protein, producing MVPRSSLQPAAGTSYSYKLQCLWSQVRHIARERDKARLSLERAERHCLQLGRELDQQYITLEHTQSKLRNFQAEIEAKELLLQQAVSHQAKLEAATQLLQGKEANLQGRLNHVMNENTQLQNKVTEMAEKLSASEEMVLELQKELNHIVKDKLEQGEPQSPEFLKQSERFAEIVLEYERQCQVLHEQNTALRRELQGLRLQLQESRAQAGLPAAEMSLPVEQLQEQLQDLKVQLETKSDEGKEELSHQDVERPQLGCEPPEHKAGDSAGPGTAQLHSQSPLEAEWLRGAEIAARLEHHQRHAACWMEMELLQQQLQASQGKLLEAKANLSLAQAQHTLQLQQAKAQINNMVPKKQFEQLQNTLREEQCKTQRLQESLQLQAEQTCRQLVRIQEEHEQLLQAAVEQAEGLEQSLRSAEAVLAERAAQLRDAQAQLSRNKLLIEELRGENRRFAMALQAAELKQKSMEEKNQLLEEQASALKQLIGKITPASLSG from the exons AtggtccccaggagcagcctccagcctgcagctggcacCTCCTACAGCTACAAACTGCAGTGCCTCTG GAGCCAGGTGAGGCACATCGCCAGGGAGAGGGACAAGGCAAGGCTCAGTTTGGAGAGGGCAGAGAgacactgcctgcagctgggcagggagctggatcAGCAGTACATCACTCTTGAGCACACCCAGAGCAAGCTCAG gaatTTTCAAGCAGAAATAGAGGCAAAAGAGCTGCTTTTGCAGCAAGCAGTGAGTCACCAGGCAAAGCTGGAGGCTGCtacacagctcctgcagggcaaAGAGGCCAACCTGCAAGGGAGACTGAACCATGTGATGAAT GAGAACACACAGCTACAAAACAAGGTCACAGAGATGGCTGAGAAACTGTCAGCCTCTGAGGAAATGGTGTTGGAGCTGCAAAAAGAACTCAACCACATTGTGAAGGATAAG ctggagcagggggagccccagagccccgAGTTCCTGAAGCAGAGCGAGCGCTTTGCCGAGATTGTCCTGGAGTACGAGCGGCAGTGCCAG GTGCTGCATGAGCAGAACACAGCGCTgcgcagggagctgcaggggctgcgcctccagctgcaggagagcagggctcaggcagggctgccagcagcag AAATGTCACTCCCAGTGGAGCAGCTccaagagcagctgcaggacctGAAGGTGCAGCTGGAAACCAAG AGTGATGAGGGCAAGGAGGAGCTCTCTCACCAGGATGTCGAGAGgcctcagctgggctgtgagCCCCCTGAGCACAAGGCTGGTGAcagtgctggccctggcactgcccagctgcacagccagagccctctGGAGGCTGAGTGGCTACGAGGGGCAGAGattgctgccaggctggagcaccacCAGAGGCATGCAGCGTGCTGGATGGAgatggagctgctccaacagcagctccaggcctcACAGGGAAAG CTTTTGGAAGCCAAAGCCAACCTGAGCCTAGCCCAGGCCCAGCACACTCTGCAGTTGCAGCAGGCCAAGGCCCAGATAAACAACATGGTGCCAAAGAAACAGTTTGAGCAGCTGCAAAACACCCTGAGAGAGGAACAGTGCAAGACTCAGAGGCTCCAGGAaagcctccagctgcaggctgagcagacATGCAGGCAGCTGGTCAGGATCCAG GAAGAACacgagcagctgctgcaggcagctgtggagcaggcagaggggctggagcagagtcTGAGGAGtgctgaagctgtgctggcagagagggcagctcagcTCAGAGATGCCCAG GCCCAACTCTCCAGGAACAAACTGTTGATTGAAGAGCTCCGTGGAGAGAACAGGAGGTTTGCAATGGCCCTGCAGGCTGCTGAGCTGAAGCAGAAGAGCATGGAGGAGAAGAACCAGCTGTTGGAGGAACAAGCCTCAGCTCTGAAGCAGCTTATTGGAAAAATCACACCAGCATCTCTGAGTGGGTGA